In Apium graveolens cultivar Ventura chromosome 10, ASM990537v1, whole genome shotgun sequence, the following are encoded in one genomic region:
- the LOC141693314 gene encoding cytochrome P450 CYP736A12-like — MFNSIYMILFAVIGALWWFWFIHLRSLSKLPPGPWGIPFIGHLHMLGKLPHRVLTKLSQKYGPIMYLRLGSIPTIVISSPPLIELVLKTHDTVFASRPKTQASKILSYDNKAIIFTEYGPYWTSVRKFCISQLLSTNKIESMASQRKEELGFMVESLRKAAVAREVVNVSEKLACLIEDMTCGMLFGKSRDNDMSQVIPELMCLHGQFNLADYLPILRPFDPQGLGRRFKVAFKTIDKILESIIDDHEQDARNNNVKPNGDFVHVLLSLQNNTIGGYEQLSKSIYRSNVKALILDMIMGALDTSQNSIDWILTELVRNQRVVKKLQAEIESVVGDSQIVEEEHLPNFQYLDMIIKESLRLHPVGPLLVPRESMADIEINGYHIPKKSRILVNIWALGRDPQIWSENVDEFIPERFMGTKMEFRRQNFQFIPFGSGRRSCPGMQLGLVNIKLVVAQLMHSFNWELPDGMSPAEMDMGETFGLTMPRAKHLFAIPCVRIP; from the exons ATGTTTAACTCTATATACATGATTCTATTTGCTGTGATCGGAGCTCTATGGTGGTTCTGGTTCATCCATCTCCGCTCTTTAAGCAAATTACCACCAGGTCCATGGGGAATACCATTTATTGGTCACCTCCACATGCTTGGAAAACTTCCACACCGAGTCTTAACAAAACTATCCCAAAAATATGGTCCTATAATGTACCTACGTCTAGGCTCTATCCCGACCATTGTCATCTCATCTCCACCCCTCATCGAACTGGTCCTAAAGACCCACGATACAGTTTTTGCTAGCCGTCCGAAAACACAAGCAAGCAAAATCTTATCGTATGACAACAAAGCCATCATATTCACCGAGTATGGACCATATTGGACGAGTGTAAGGAAGTTTTGCATTTCTCAGCTTCTTAGCACTAACAAGATCGAGTCCATGGCGTCCCAGAGGAAGGAGGAGCTGGGGTTTATGGTCGAGTCCCTAAGAAAGGCAGCAGTCGCACGTGAGGTGGTGAACGTTAGTGAGAAATTGGCGTGTTTGATCGAAGACATGACATGCGGAATGTTGTTCGGGAAAAGTAGAGACAATGACATGAGTCAAGTTATACCTGAGTTGATGTGTTTGCATGGACAATTTAATTTGGCAGATTACCTCCCAATACTAAGGCCTTTTGACCCTCAG GGATTGGGTCGTCGATTTAAGGTAGCTTTCAAGACAATCGATAAAATTTTAGAAAGTATCATTGATGATCATGAGCAAGATGCTAGGAATAACAATGTAAAACCTAACGGGGATTTTGTTCATGTCCTTCTGTCTCTACAAAATAATACTATTGGTGGATATGAGCAATTATCAAAATCAATATATCGATCAAATGTTAAAGCACTCATATTGGACATGATTATGGGAGCGTTGGATACATCTCAGAATTCTATTGACTGGATTTTGACTGAACTTGTAAGAAATCAAAGGGTCGTGAAGAAACTTCAAGCCGAGATTGAAAGTGTTGTAGGGGACAGTCAGATTGTCGAAGAAGAACATTTGCCGAATTTTCAGTATTTGGACATGATCATTAAAGAAAGTTTGCGATTACATCCTGTTGGACCCCTGTTAGTTCCTCGCGAGTCCATGGCAGATATTGAGATAAATGGATATCATATACCAAAAAAGTCCCGCATTCTCGTCAATATCTGGGCATTAGGCCGAGATCCACAAATCTGGTCTGAAAACGTTGATGAATTTATACCCGAAAGATTCATGGGTACTAAAATGGAATTCCGAAGACAAAATTTCCAATTTATACCTTTTGGTTCCGGCCGAAGAAGTTGTCCGGGAATGCAACTAGGTCTAGTAAACATTAAACTGGTGGTTGCTCAGTTAATGCACAGTTTTAACTGGGAGTTACCTGATGGCATGTCACCAGCTGAAATGGATATGGGTGAAACATTTGGTCTGACAATGCCAAGAGCGAAGCATCTTTTCGCTATACCTTGTGTTCGCATCCCATGA